In the genome of Poecilia reticulata strain Guanapo unplaced genomic scaffold, Guppy_female_1.0+MT scaffold_232, whole genome shotgun sequence, one region contains:
- the LOC103460342 gene encoding uncharacterized protein LOC103460342, with amino-acid sequence MRAAAAASPGLRVAPVPVPVPVPVGAPEHLAGRKPQYAGAAASAEEDGGSPSPGPDGLKCPLRRFTWSRSPAARSNMDDDATRRRRRPLVRAASEDSDWTSGGCGPLPGDTLPWNLQKHQRMKRSRSASGDVLDPAERAVIRIAGEALRRRRPGGFRSAPVGAGGPKWVPVRGILQVQVLSLVAARTFSEGQSSSQASDDPSADPGETRERLKHAGRVQDPLWAPLG; translated from the exons ATGcgggctgcagcagcagcctccCCCGGCCTGCGGGTCGCTCCGGTCCCGGTCCCGGTTCCGGTCCCGGTCGGAGCTCCGGAGCATCTCGCCGGCAGGAAGCCGCAGTACGCAGGCGCGGCCGCCTCTGCAGAGGAGGATGGTGGGAGTCCGAGTCCCGGTCCGGACGGGCTGAAGTGTCCGCTGCGGAGGTTCACCTGGAGCCGGAGTCCCGCGGCCCGCAGC AACATGGATGACGACGCgacgcggcggcggcggcggcctcTGGTCCGAGCCGCGTCGGAGGACAGCGACTGGACCTCCGGCGGCTGCGGCCCGCTGCCGGGCGACACGCTGCCCTGGAACCTGCAGAAGCACCAGCGCATGAAGCGGTCCAGGTCGGCCTCGGGGGACGTTCTGGACCCGGCGGAGCGGGCCGTGATCCGGATCGCAGGTGAGGcgctgcggcggcggcggccggGCGGTTTTCGCAGCGCTCCAGTTGGAGCAGGGGGTCCAAAGTGGGTCCCGGTCCGCGGCATCCTGCAGGTTCAGGTTCTGTCCCTGGTGGCAGCAAGAACCTTTTCagaaggtcaaagttcatctcAGGCCTCTGATGATCCATCAGCTGATCCAGGTGAAACCAGGGAGAGACTGAAACACGCAGGACGagtccaggacccactttgggctccACTGGGTTAG